The Kluyveromyces marxianus DMKU3-1042 DNA, complete genome, chromosome 6 genome window below encodes:
- the AIT1 gene encoding Ait1p gives MALLSYASDLFMPLFCSSRAYVVVFNLINLIAIYAAVYWSSSFLQSTYNVPGIFAPNSQDYFRTSLLGFLSPFLLYFIKTFLFSVNSSYLALNIVVEHCINDWFMLLIIFSLAYPQLQDSTSPIGGFSFHFGKTDSSTVWHIIPKQCYIFGISWSFSEVVISVMETLYNYEEVSSFTESDLKASMMSNTSDGYEDIRKEIELGKCVSIRRNRSKISSNVYSPGYGSTNFPSVASTPESATNQDINSDESTMVINFNTDTMKFLNDIESHGNDMGNYQWIPIRTGSFSYQQSSPLIQHKVFPRIQNWKELMSKIVVSNLIHIDYILNNVGQALILSIYFIYVPSHPSLFTKIVVYFGSKSFANFLLSVVIPFFVIRALFFVFLYTWKDMSVSVYNAGSSSQEQQHPSRSLNTEFAYDTINTPLMMQTSAPPNLTSIRSVSPENVLLYHSIHPPVDVNLQTDDSKLLRLSRRIVNFWQKSSTNPWFVPIGLTCWSITVFVIAMLATVKFDSCHN, from the coding sequence ATGGCGTTGTTAAGTTATGCTTCAGATCTATTCATGCCACTTTTCTGTTCTTCCAGAGCATATGTGGTAGTGTTTAATCTGATTAATTTGATAGCAATATACGCTGCTGTGTACTGGTCATCAAGTTTCTTACAATCAACCTACAACGTACCTGGCATTTTTGCACCTAATTCGCAAGACTATTTTAGGACGTCGTTACTAGGGTTCCTTTCtccatttttattatatttcattaAAACATTCCTTTTCAGTGTTAATTCCAGTTATCTGGCTCTcaatattgttgttgagcaCTGCATAAATGACTGGTTTATGCTACTGattattttctctttggcATATCCTCAATTACAGGATTCAACATCACCAATTGGAGGGTTTTCGTTCCACTTCGGTAAAACAGACTCCTCAACAGTATGGCATATTATCCCTAAGCAATGTTATATATTTGGCATTTCGTGGTCTTTTAGTGAGGTTGTAATAAGTGTCATGGAGACATTATATAACTACGAAGAGGTAAGTTCATTTACAGAATCTGACCTGAAGGCAAGTATGATGTCAAACACCTCGGATGGGTATGAAGACATCAGAAAAGAGATTGAGCTCGGCAAATGTGTCAGTATCAGACGGAATAGATCCAAAATATCGAGCAATGTGTATAGTCCAGGGTATGGATCAACCAACTTCCCCTCGGTGGCTTCGACCCCTGAGTCTGCAACTAACCAGGATATTAATTCTGATGAATCTACAATGGTTATCAATTTTAACACGGACACTATGAAATTTCTAAATGACATTGAGAGCCATGGTAACGATATGGGAAACTATCAGTGGATTCCGATAAGAACAGGATCGTTTTCTTACCAACAATCATCTCCTTTGATTCAGCATAAAGTGTTTCCTCGCATTCAAAACTGGAAGGAGCTTATGAGTAAAATTGTAGTCTCAAATCTCATTCACATTGACTATATTTTGAACAACGTCGGACAAGCACTTATACTTTCAATTTACTTTATCTACGTTCCCAGTCACCCATCGTTATTTACCAAGATTGTTGTGTATTTCGGTTCAAAGTCATTCGCAAATTTCCTACTGTCGGTAGTCATACCATTCTTCGTGATACGAGCATTGTTCTTCGTGTTTTTATACACATGGAAAGACATGTCAGTGAGCGTTTACAATGCTGGTTCAAGTTCACAAGAACAGCAGCACCCTTCACGTAGTCTGAATACAGAATTTGCCTACGATACTATAAACACCCCATTGATGATGCAGACTTCTGCACCACCAAACTTAACTTCTATTCGCTCCGTAAGTCCCGAGAACGTGCTGCTGTACCATTCGATACACCCTCCTGTCGATGTAAATCTTCAAACGGACGACAGCAAGCTACTCCGATTGTCCCGTCGGATCGTCAATTTTTGGCAAAAAAGCTCAACGAACCCATGGTTCGTGCCTATTGGTTTGACATGTTGGTCAATTACAGTATTCGTAATAGCAATGCTTGCAACTGTGAAGTTTGATTCATGTCACAATTGA
- the RPP1B gene encoding ribosomal protein P1 beta: MSDAVISYASLILADAGLDVTADNLLTLTKAAGASVDNVWAEVFAKALEGKDIKEVLSGFHAAGPAAPAAGAAAASGAAEEAAEEAAESEKEESDDDMGFGLFD; encoded by the coding sequence ATGTCTGACGCTGTTATTTCTTATGCCTCTTTGATCTTGGCTGATGCCGGTTTGGACGTCACTGCCGACAACTTGTTGACTTTGACCAAGGCTGCTGGTGCCTCCGTCGACAACGTCTGGGCTGAAGTTTTCGCCAAGGCTTTGGAAGGTAAGGACATCAAGGAAGTTTTGTCCGGTTTCCACGCCGCTGGTCCAGCTGCCCCAGCTGCcggtgctgctgctgcttccggtgctgctgaagaagctgCCGAAGAAGCTGCTGAATccgaaaaggaagaatCCGATGACGACATGGGTTTCGGTTTGTTCGATTAA
- the HNT1 gene encoding adenosine 5'-monophosphoramidase, protein MSAAAAHDAACIFCKIIKGEIPSFKLIETQYSYSFLDIQPTTENHILIIPKYHGGKLHNIPDEYLADLLPVTKKLVKLIGIDKDGPEGAGYNVLQNNGRIAHQEVDHVHFHLIPKTDAKTGLIVGWPAQQSDFNKLGEQHKKLLAKLEG, encoded by the exons ATgtctgctgctgccgcaCACGACGCTGCTTGCATCTTCtgcaaaatcatcaaaG GTGAGATCCCTTCTTTCAAGTTAATCGAGACCCAGTACTCGTACTCATTCCTCGACATCCAACCAACCACCGAGAACCACATTCTCATCATTCCAAAGTACCATGGTGGTAAGTTGCACAACATCCCAGACGAGTACCTTGCAGACCTCCTACCTGTAACCAAGAAACTCGTGAAATTGATTGGCATTGACAAGGACGGCCCAGAGGGCGCGGGCTACAACGTCCTCCAGAACAACGGTAGAATTGCACaccaagaagttgatcaCGTGCACTTCCATCTAATCCCAAAGACCGATGCAAAGACAGGTTTGATTGTGGGATGGCCAGCGCAACAGTCCgatttcaacaaattgGGCGAGCAGCACAAGAAATTGTTAGCTAAGCTAGAGGGCTGA
- the VCX1 gene encoding Vcx1p: protein MDSNTPLLSSTRAGVRHSTSALANCAEVSKIVFYSSPVNYLLVFVPLGLLFGYGGFSSTWVFILNFMSIIPLAAILAFATEQLSDKAGSTIGGLLNATLGNAVELIVSVIALKEGQIRIVQASMLGSILSNLLLVLGFCFVCGGYNRTQQKFNQTAAQTMSSLLAISSASLLIPAAFKATLPDDKKSVHFVDAKILSLSRATSIVLLIVYVLFLVFQLGSHREMFEQQNEETEEVLHNQEQRDLVGESMSITSSLVILTITTVLVSICADFLVGTIDDIVASSGLSKTFIGLIVIPIVGNAAEHVTSVIVAMKDKMDLALSVAIGSSLQISLFVTPFMVLVGWAIDVPMTLNFATFETVIMLISVFLSNYLILDGESNWMEGSMSLAMYVLVALAFFFYPDEQAVK, encoded by the coding sequence ATGGATTCTAATACACCGTTATTGAGCTCTACCAGAGCTGGTGTTCGTCATTCGACTTCGGCTTTGGCTAACTGTGCTGAAGTATCGAAGATAGTGTTTTATTCATCGCCTGTGAATTATTTGTTGGTATTTGTTCCGTTGGGTTTGCTATTCGGATATGGAggcttttcttcaacctGGGTATTTATCTTGAACTTCATGTCCATCATTCCACTAGCCGCCATTCTAGCTTTTGCTACTGAGCAACTTTCAGACAAGGCTGGTAGTACGATTGGTGGGCTATTGAACGCTACCCTTGGTAATGCGGTTGAATTGATTGTTTCCGTTATTGCCTTGAAGGAGGGTCAAATTAGAATTGTGCAAGCATCTATGCTTGGCTCAATTCTTTCgaatttgttgttggtgttggGTTTCTGCTTTGTATGTGGTGGCTACAACAGGACGCAACAGAAATTCAACCAAACCGCTGCACAAACAATGAGCTCATTGTTGGCGATTTCGAGTGCATCACTATTGATTCCAGCAGCGTTCAAGGCTACGTTGCCAGATGACAAAAAGAGCGTACATTTTGTCGATGCTAAAATCCTGTCGTTGTCGAGAGCAACTTCTATTGTGCTATTGATAGTGTACGTATTATTCTTGGTCTTCCAGCTCGGTTCGCATCGTGAGATGtttgaacaacaaaacgaagaaacagaagaggTTTTACACAACCAAGAACAACGTGACCTAGTCGGCGAAAGCATGAGCATCACATCGTCCTTGGTAATTTTGACCATCACTACAGTGCTAGTGTCTATTTGTGCTGACTTCCTAGTTGGTACCATCGATGACATTGTAGCCAGTTCCGGTTTATCCAAGACTTTTATCGGTTTAATTGTTATCCCAATTGTCGGTAACGCTGCAGAACATGTCACCAGTGTGATTGTGGCTATGAAGGACAAGATGGATTTGGCTTTGAGTGTGGCCATCGGGTCTTCTCTACAAATTTCCCTTTTCGTGACTCCGTTCATGGTTCTTGTTGGATGGGCTATTGACGTCCCAATGACATTGAACTTTGCTACGTTCGAAACAGTCATCATGTTGATCTCCGTCTTCCTATCAAACTACTTGATCCTAGACGGTGAATCCAACTGGATGGAAGGTTCCATGTCGCTAGCTATGTACGTTCTAGTGGCAttggccttcttcttctaccCAGACGAACAAGCAGTCAAATAA
- the PCL2 gene encoding cyclin PCL2, with translation MSEYQALVHFNAQAVNLEMVHFLAATAASVISTTDTDVRNGGGSAVSLVDFIKTLISHSNVQTPTLMATTVYLIKLRSILPTDVTGISTTRHRIFIGCLILAAKNLNDSSPLNKHWTKYTNGLFTLEDINAIERELLALFGWNLNFSTQDLTRALSHFLVPIQHQLSARSAAHKQELMAKQNSASMLLFNAPVSGYTKQHLVNVEAHSRSSSHMSIPSLSSSNTLSTIESTSTMSSVPTGAYSSSSSSAPSSAGSSSSLSSSAGSNAYQYSKHTRLKVINEEPLEKPPSKRKFGLTKPIILSSKSYTDLKALPAVAVTNSRSVSSKSGWASIFN, from the coding sequence ATGTCAGAGTATCAGGCGTTGGTTCATTTTAATGCTCAGGCTGTGAACCTGGAAATGGTTCATTTTCTGGCAGCTACTGCAGCTTCAGTTATTAGTACTACCGATACAGACGTGAGAAACGGCGGTGGATCTGCTGTTTCTTTGGTGGATTTTATCAAGACGTTGATTAGTCACTCCAATGTGCAAACGCCAACTCTAATGGCGACGACGGTTTATTTGATTAAACTGCGGTCTATTTTGCCTACCGATGTCACAGGTATTTCTACCACGAGACACAGAATCTTCATTGGATGTCTGATACTGGCAGCAAAGAACCTGAATGACTCCTCGCCTTTGAATAAGCATTGGACAAAATACACGAATGGCCTGTTTACGCTGGAGGATATAAACGCGATAGAGAGGGAATTACTTGCGTTATTCGGCTGGAATCTCAATTTCTCTACACAAGATCTCACCCGCGCGTTATCGCATTTCTTGGTGCCGATTCAACACCAATTGAGCGCCAGATCTGCTGCCCACAAACAGGAACTAATGGCAAAGCAGAACTCGGCATCGATGCTCCTATTCAATGCTCCTGTCAGTGGATATACAAAACAACATCTAGTCAACGTGGAAGCCCATTCCCGTTCCTCATCGCATATGTCCATTCCTTCGctatcatcttcaaacaCATTATCTACCATCGAATCTACTTCGACTATGAGCTCGGTACCGACAGGTGCCTACTCATCTTCAAGCTCATCAGCTCCTTCTTCTGCAGGTTCGAGTTCATCTTTGTCCTCTTCTGCAGGTTCTAATGCATATCAGTATTCGAAACATACTAGACTGAAAGTTATTAACGAAGAACCTTTAGAGAAGCCACCATCCAAGAGGAAGTTTGGACTCACTAAACCTATTATCTTAAGCTCAAAATCGTACACAGATTTGAAGGCTTTACCTGCTGTTGCAGTGACGAACTCAAGATCAGTTTCATCGAAGTCAGGCTGGGCTTCAATTTTCAATTAA
- the CDC48 gene encoding AAA family ATPase CDC48, with protein sequence MPEEHKKLLDGSGAAPEADDATATAILRRKKKDNMLLVDDAVNDDNSIIAINSNTMDLLQLFRGDTVLVKGKKRKDTVLIVMIDDELEDGVCRVNRVVRNNLRIRLGDLVTIHPCTDIKYASRISVLPIADTIEGLTGNLFDVYLKPYFVEAYRPVRKGDHFVVRGGMRQVEFKVVDVEPEEYGVVAQDTIIHSEGEPINREDEENNINEVGYDDIGGCRKQMAQIRELVELPLRHPQLFKAIGIKPPKGILMYGPPGTGKTLMARAVANETGAFFFLINGPEVMSKMAGESESNLRKAFEEAEKNAPAIIFIDEIDSIAPKRDKTNGEVERRVVSQLLTLMDGMKARSNIVVIAATNRPNSIDPALRRFGRFDREVDIGVPDVTGRLEVLRIHTKNMKLADDVDLEKLAAETHGYVGADIASLCSEAAMQQIREKMDLIDLDEDEIDAEVLDSLGVTMDNFRFALGNSNPSALRETVVESVNVTWDDIGGLDDIKEELKETVEYPVLHPDQYTKFGLSPSKGVLFYGPPGTGKTLLAKAVATEVSANFISVKGPELLSMWYGESESNIRDIFDKARAAAPTVVFLDELDSIAKARGGSLGDAGGASDRVVNQLLTEMDGMNAKKNVFVIGATNRPDQIDPAILRPGRLDQLIYVPLPDEAGRLSILTAQLRNTPLEPGLDLKAIAQATQGFSGADLSYIVQRAAKFAIKDSIEAQRRAEAIKKEKEAEEEGTTKVKTEEDVEMSDVQQEDPVPYITKEHFTEAMKTAKRSVTDTELRRYEAYAQQMKASRGQFGNFSFDDASGAAPAQTGTEGSGAAFGEAAGEDDDDLYS encoded by the coding sequence ATGCCAGAGGAACACAAGAAACTATTGGACGGTTCTGGAGCTGCTCCAGAGGCAGACGATGCTACTGCCACCGCCATCttaagaagaaagaagaaggataatatgcttcttgttgatgatgcGGTGAATGATGACAATTCTATCATCGCTATCAATTCTAACACTATGGATCTTTTACAGTTATTTCGTGGTGACACAGTCCTAGTAAAGGgtaagaagagaaaggatACAGTTTTGATTGTTATGATCGACGACGAATTGGAAGATGGTGTGTGTAGAGTAAACCGTGTTGTTCGTAACAACTTGAGAATAAGATTAGGTGATTTGGTGACCATTCACCCATGCACTGACATCAAGTATGCTTCAAGGATCTCTGTCTTGCCGATCGCTGATACCATTGAAGGTTTGACTGGTAACCTCTTTGACGTGTACTTAAAGCCATACTTTGTCGAAGCTTACAGACCTGTCAGAAAGGGCGATCACTTTGTTGTCAGAGGTGGTATGAGACAAGTAGAATTTAAGGTTGTAGATGTGGAACCAGAAGAATATGGTGTCGTCGCACAAGACACGATCATTCACAGCGAAGGTGAGCCAATTAACagagaagatgaagaaaataatatcaatgAAGTCGGCTATGACGATATCGGTGGTTGCCGTAAACAAATGGCCCAGATAAGAGAATTGGTCGAACTACCATTGAGACACCCTCAATTGTTCAAAGCCATCGGTATTAAGCCTCCAAAGGGTATTCTAATGTACGGTCCCCCAGGTACTGGTAAGACGTTGATGGCTAGAGCTGTCGCAAATGAAACTGgtgccttcttctttttgatcaATGGTCCAGAAGTCATGTCGAAGATGGCCGGTGAATCTGAATCCAATCTAAGAAAAgcctttgaagaagcagaaaagaATGCACCAGCTATCATCTTTATCGATGAAATAGATTCCATCGCGCCAAAGCGTGACAAGACTAATGGTGAAGTGGAGAGAAGAGTTGTCTCACAACTTTTGACGTTGATGGATGGTATGAAGGCTAGATCTAACATCGTTGTTATTGCCGCTACCAACAGACCTAATTCCATCGATCCTGCATTGAGAAGATTCGGTAGATTCGATAGAGAAGTTGATATTGGTGTCCCTGATGTCACTGGTAGATTGGAAGTTCTACGTATTCACACAAAGAACATGAAGTTGGCAGATGATGTCGATCTAGAGAAATTGGCCGCAGAAACCCACGGTTACGTTGGTGCTGATATCGCTTCGCTATGTTCTGAAGCTGCCATGCAACAAATTCGTGAAAAGATGGACCTAATCGATttagatgaagatgaaatcGATGCCGAAGTCTTGGATTCTTTGGGTGTTACTATGGACAACTTCAGATTCGCATTGGGTAACTCTAATCCATCAGCATTACGTGAAACTGTTGTCGAATCCGTCAACGTTACATGGGATGACATTGGTGGTTTGGATGATATCAAGGAAGAATTAAAGGAAACTGTTGAATACCCAGTTTTGCATCCAGACCAATACACCAAATTCGGTTTGTCTCCATCAAAGGGTGTGTTGTTCTACGGTCCACCTGGTACTGGTAAGACTTTGCTAGCAAAGGCTGTTGCTACCGAAGTGTCTGCCAACTTCATCTCTGTCAAAGGTCCTGAATTACTAAGTATGTGGTATGGTGAATCTGAGTCAAACATTCGTGATATTTTCGACAAAGCAAGAGCTGCCGCTCCAACTGTCGTCTTCTTGGATGAATTAGATTCCATTGCTAAAGCCCGTGGTGGATCCTTGGGCGATGCTGGTGGTGCCTCTGATAGAGTGGTCAACCAATTGTTGACTGAAATGGATGGTATGAATGCAAAGAAGAACGTTTTCGTCATTGGTGCCACAAACAGACCTGATCAAATCGATCCTGCTATTCTAAGACCAGGTAGATTGGATCAATTGATTTATGTTCCACTACCAGATGAAGCTGGAAGACTATCCATTCTAACTGCGCAATTAAGAAATACACCATTGGAGCCTGGTCTAGATCTAAAGGCAATAGCTCAAGCTACCCAAGGTTTCTCTGGTGCTGATTTGTCTTATATCGTACAGAGAGCTGCCAAGTTTGCTATCAAAGATTCCATTGAAGCTCAAAGACGTGCAGAAGccatcaagaaagaaaaggaagctgaagaagagggaACCACAAAAGTTAAGaccgaagaagatgttgaaatGTCTGATGTCCAACAAGAAGACCCTGTACCTTACATTACAAAGGAACATTTCACTGAAGCTATGAAGACAGCTAAGCGTTCTGTTACGGATACCGAACTACGTCGTTACGAAGCTTACGCTCAACAGATGAAGGCTTCAAGAGGACAATTCGGCAACTTCTCATTTGACGATGCATCTGGAGCTGCTCCAGCCCAAACTGGTACTGAGGGCTCAGGTGCGGCATTCGGAGAGGCTGCTGGtgaagatgacgacgatTTGTACAGCTAG